The following are from one region of the Klebsiella aerogenes genome:
- a CDS encoding polyphenol oxidase family protein, producing the protein MSYPSRLLSDIPGIRYAFLDVHETAAFPYNDMAPVKLVHGNIVHHYQAPLPERPHADAVFTSVIGQKVGVVTADCLPLLLASRDGRYVCSVHAGWRGAASGIIENSLALFRQHQVAMEEIVVVCGPHIHACCYEVSTAFYQTLLTMPAGELVKRYSQRLFHQRLTPPETGKAQATGSDNLWFDLRALAQLVLQQTGVPEENTEWLGSCTYCTPETLGSYRRRTHFPAPKTFQYSWIMRE; encoded by the coding sequence ATGTCTTATCCATCCCGCTTATTAAGTGATATTCCCGGTATCCGCTACGCTTTTCTTGATGTGCACGAAACCGCCGCGTTTCCCTACAACGACATGGCGCCGGTTAAGCTGGTGCATGGCAATATCGTCCATCACTATCAGGCGCCGCTGCCTGAACGCCCCCATGCCGATGCGGTATTTACCTCGGTTATTGGACAAAAGGTCGGCGTAGTGACCGCCGATTGTTTACCGTTGTTGTTGGCCTCGCGCGATGGGCGCTACGTTTGTAGCGTGCATGCCGGCTGGCGTGGTGCGGCCAGCGGCATCATCGAAAATAGCCTGGCGCTGTTTCGTCAGCATCAGGTAGCGATGGAAGAGATCGTGGTGGTCTGCGGGCCACATATTCACGCCTGCTGTTACGAAGTCTCCACGGCGTTTTACCAGACGCTATTGACCATGCCTGCGGGCGAGTTGGTCAAACGGTACAGTCAGCGGTTGTTTCATCAGCGGTTAACCCCGCCTGAAACAGGAAAAGCGCAAGCGACCGGCAGCGACAATTTATGGTTCGATTTACGCGCGCTGGCGCAATTGGTGCTGCAACAGACCGGGGTACCGGAGGAGAATACCGAATGGCTGGGCAGTTGCACCTATTGCACGCCAGAAACGCTGGGCTCCTACCGGCGGCGCACCCATTTCCCGGCGCCGAAAACCTTCCAGTATTCATGGATTATGCGCGAATAA